The Fibrobacter sp. UWR4 genome includes the window AATGTAATGTCGAAATGGATGGAAAGTTTAGTTGTATGCAAAGGTCCTGTGTTCCCACTGAAGGTGGTCTAATTCATCTCCCGTATAGTTTCGGCATTCTTGCCGTTCCCGCAATTGCTAAGGATGGTGCCGACAGTGTGTATTTTCGCGCCAGTACAAATATTACGCGACTGGTGGATATAAACTTTGGCGATAGTGCACTTACTACATTCATTCCGTTTGCTGACATTCCCGAGTTTGATAGGGATGGCATCTTGGAACAACTCTCTGTTTTACCTGCCGAGCCATGCTCAACTTTATTTCATTTTGAAGGAAATTATCTATTGCAGGCGGATGGATTGCCTGAAGGAATTGTACTTTATCGCGATGGCCAAGGAATCAAGGGGCGTGGAGATTCTCGGGAATACTATTCGGCTTTATTCCCGAAGGAAGAGTTGGACGCCGTAAAGGCGCACATTTATGAGGCCGGTCAAGATGAAAAGTCTTCTTACAACAAACTCATGGTAGGATATTACAGTGAACTGAAATATGCTCCAGATAGAGGACTTGATATCTCCAACCAAGCGATTACAGCAGAGATTAATGATTTTGGCTGCGGCGTTGTGTCGACATCCTATAAAACGGCTGTGCTGGCTGGACTTTGTGAAGGCTGGAAAATCCCCGAAGATGCAAAGGTGTTTTCCTATCGCCTAATCAACATTTCTGACAAGGTCCCTGAAAATCCTGTCCAGTGGAAGTTGACCTATATGGATCAGTATGGCCGAGGTGGCTCCTTGGATATTGTCTCCCAATTTGAATAGGCGTGTAAGCTTCAGTTGCCTTTTAGGGTGTATCAGCCCTCAAAAAATAAACGAATTTGAATTTTTTACGTCTGTTTTTTATAAATTTCAAGCAGAAATTTTTAACTCTGGCGCCTTGTGACGCCTTATAAAAGGTCGCAAATATGCAGATTGATTTGAATAATGTCGATTGGAAGACTCTCCCCTTCGGTTACTCCGACACCGATTACAACGTTCGTTGCTACTACCGCAATGGTCAGTGGGGCAAGATTGAAGTTTCCTCCGACAAGAACATCAGCATTCACATGGCCGCTACCTGCCTCCACTACGGTCAGGAAGGTTTCGAAGGCCTGAAGGCTTACACTGGCAAGGATGGCAAGGTCCGTCTGTTCCGCGTTGACGAAAATGCAAAGCGCATGCAGAGCACTGCAAACCGCGTTCTCATGGCTGTTCCGCCTATCGAACTTTTCCGCGAAATGGCTCACCTGGTAACCAAGCTCAACGCTCGCTTCGTTCCGCCCTATGGCCATGGTGCAACTCTTTACATTCGCCCGCTCCTCATCGGTACTGGTGCAGAAGTTGGCGTGAAGCCTTCTGACGAATACCTGTTCATGATGTTCGTCTGCCCGGTTGGCCCCTACTTCAAGGATGGTTTCAAGCCTGTTGACATGATGATCAGCCGTAACTACGACCGTGCCGCTCCTCAGGGTACCGGTACTGTGAAGGTTGGCGGTAACTACGCTGCTTCCCTCCAGTCTCTTGCCGAAGCCAAGAAGCTGGGCTACTCCAGCACCATCTATCTGGATGCCAAGGAAAAGAAGTACATCGACGAATGCGGTCCGGCAAACTTCTTCGGTATCAAGGGCAAGTCCTACATTACCCCGAAGTCCGAATCTATTTTGCCGTCCATCACCAACAAGAGCTTGCAGCAACTGGCCGAATACCTGGGCTACACTGTTGAAAAGCGTCCGGTGGCTTTCGAAGAACTGGCTGAATTCTCTGAAACTGCAGAATGCGGTACCGCAGCTGTGATCACCCCGATCAAGAAAATCGTGGACCCCGTTGCCGGCAAGGAATTCACCTACGGCGATGGCAAGAATCCGGGCCCTGTCTGCACCGAACTCTTCACCAAGTACACTGCTATCCAGTTCGGTGAAGCTGAAGACCCGTTCGGCTGGACCGAGGTTGTAGACCTGTAATTAACAGGTTCGAGGAAATCTCAAAAATTTAAAAGGCTCGCGATGAATGTTGCGGGTCTTTTTTTTGCATATTGAATGCGTAGGATCTGTTTTGTATAAACGATCCTAGAAGACTTTCAGGAATCTTAAAAGTTGAGTAAGAAAGATGGAAAAAACAGCGATGTTGACCGCCGCCATGACAAGGCCCACTTTCTTACACCAGGGGCAGGGCGCGAGGTTTATGCCGTTTTGGGTTGTGTAGGTTCCGTTGCCGATTTTGTATAGATCGATTAGGTTCCAAATGACGGATATGAACGCTGTAATGCCCAAAAAGGTGCAAACCAGTTTGATGATGCCGTTACGATTGTTGCCGCAGAAGAAATCGTGAACGCCTAAGGTTCCCATGATGATGGAAAGTATGGCAACGAGGCTTGCTTTATCCTGGGGAGAAGAATCCTTTGGCTTGCAGGATTTTTTCCGCGGAGTTTCTACGGGAAAACTCATCTCAAGATTGTTGTTGTCTTTTTCCATCATGAGATAAAGTGTAGAATTTTAGGAAAGTCTTTCGGTGAGTCTCGTAAAACGGCGGGTGCTTCGGACGTTGCGGACTGCCTGGTGGAAGGCTCCAGGGGCAGAAAGAATCCACACGTGTCCTTTGGCGCGGGTGATGGCGGTGTAGATTAGGTTGCGTTGCAGCATGATGGAGTGGCTAGAATCCAGGACCACGACTACTGCGGGATATTCGCTACCCTGGCTCTTGTGGATGGTGCAGGCGTAGGCGAGGGTCAGTTCCTCCAGTTCATCCTCTTCGTAATCTACGGTCTTGTCATCAAAGAAAACCGTAATCTTCTTGTTGGCGGCGTCAATGCGCCAGATGATGCCTACGTCCCCGTTGAACACGTTCTTTTCGTAGTTGTTCTTGATTTGCATGACGCGATCCCCGTTGCTCCATTCCACACCTTGCATTTTGTGGCGAGGAGCGCTTGGGTTCAGCAGCGTTTGCAGGAACGGGTTCAGTTCGAAAATTCCCAGAGGGCCTTTCCGCATGGGGACAAGGACCTGCATTTGTTCGATGAGATTAATGTCCAGCTTGCTCTTGATGCCTCTTGCAATGAGCTCCTCAAGGAGGGCCTTGCATTCCTCAGGTGTTTCGAAGGGCATAAAGTGAAAGTTGGGACCATCCAGCGGGGATGGCGTAATGCCCTTGTTAATCTGGGCGGATTTTGCGGCAATATCGTTGTCGCCGGCCTGACGGAAAATGTGCTGCAGGCGGACGCTTGGAATGTTTGGACTGCGGAGAAGATCGTTCAGGACGTTCCCTGGCCCGACACTGGGCAGCTGGTCTGCGTCCCCCACAAATACAATGCGGGTGCTTTCGCCAACGGCTTCCAGCAGGGACGATGCCAGCCAGGTGTCCACCATACTGAATTCGTCCACGATCAGGAGTTTGCACTGCAGTTGGTTCTCGGAGTTCTTCACGAACTTTCGGGAAAC containing:
- a CDS encoding NINE protein, with the protein product MMEKDNNNLEMSFPVETPRKKSCKPKDSSPQDKASLVAILSIIMGTLGVHDFFCGNNRNGIIKLVCTFLGITAFISVIWNLIDLYKIGNGTYTTQNGINLAPCPWCKKVGLVMAAVNIAVFSIFLTQLLRFLKVF
- a CDS encoding branched-chain amino acid aminotransferase, coding for MNNVDWKTLPFGYSDTDYNVRCYYRNGQWGKIEVSSDKNISIHMAATCLHYGQEGFEGLKAYTGKDGKVRLFRVDENAKRMQSTANRVLMAVPPIELFREMAHLVTKLNARFVPPYGHGATLYIRPLLIGTGAEVGVKPSDEYLFMMFVCPVGPYFKDGFKPVDMMISRNYDRAAPQGTGTVKVGGNYAASLQSLAEAKKLGYSSTIYLDAKEKKYIDECGPANFFGIKGKSYITPKSESILPSITNKSLQQLAEYLGYTVEKRPVAFEELAEFSETAECGTAAVITPIKKIVDPVAGKEFTYGDGKNPGPVCTELFTKYTAIQFGEAEDPFGWTEVVDL